A window of the Microbispora sp. ZYX-F-249 genome harbors these coding sequences:
- the dapF gene encoding diaminopimelate epimerase, producing MRFVKGHGTENDFVILPDADARLDLSARDVAALCDRRAGIGADGILRVVRAKLCPEAVEQAGEAEWFMDYRNADGSVPEMCGNGVRVFARYLVDAGLAAPGEFAVATRGGLKRVRLGASGDVTVDMGRPLVLGESRAVVGGRECRGVNVNLGNPHLACAVAEPVAGFDLGREPGFDRGVYPHGVNVEIFNAVGDHKVSMRVHERGSGETRSCGTGAVATAVAAAHAAGETTGTWEVRILGGTVTVTLEEDTSYLSGPAVLVASGEWPAVL from the coding sequence ATGCGCTTTGTGAAGGGCCACGGCACCGAGAACGACTTCGTCATCCTGCCGGACGCCGACGCCCGGCTGGACCTGTCGGCGCGGGACGTCGCGGCATTGTGCGACCGCCGGGCCGGCATCGGCGCGGACGGGATCCTGCGTGTCGTGCGGGCCAAGCTCTGCCCGGAGGCCGTGGAGCAGGCCGGCGAGGCCGAGTGGTTCATGGACTACCGCAACGCGGACGGCAGCGTCCCCGAGATGTGCGGCAACGGAGTGCGGGTCTTCGCCCGCTACCTCGTGGACGCGGGCCTCGCGGCGCCCGGCGAGTTCGCCGTTGCCACCCGCGGGGGCCTCAAGCGCGTACGGCTCGGCGCCTCGGGCGACGTGACCGTCGACATGGGCAGGCCGCTGGTGCTGGGGGAGAGCCGCGCCGTCGTCGGCGGGCGCGAGTGCCGCGGCGTGAACGTGAACTTGGGCAACCCCCACCTGGCGTGCGCGGTGGCGGAGCCGGTGGCCGGATTCGACCTCGGCCGCGAGCCCGGCTTCGACCGCGGCGTCTATCCGCACGGCGTCAACGTCGAGATCTTCAACGCGGTGGGCGACCACAAGGTGTCGATGCGGGTGCACGAGCGGGGCTCGGGGGAGACGCGCTCGTGCGGCACCGGCGCGGTCGCGACGGCCGTCGCCGCCGCCCACGCCGCAGGCGAGACCACCGGCACGTGGGAGGTCCGGATCCTCGGCGGCACGGTCACCGTCACGCTGGAGGAGGACACGAGCTACCTGTCCGGGCCCGCCGTCCTCGTCGCCTCGGGGGAGTGGCCCGCCGTCCTCTGA
- a CDS encoding ribonuclease Z: MSVRELVVLGTSSAVPTRHRNHNGYLLRWDGEGFLFDPGEGTQRQMLHAGVSAHDITWICVTHFHGDHCLGVPGVVQRIARDKVNHEVRAAYPASGETYWRRLRHASAFADTDVITPRPVSGEVIRWPSGPVTLTARPLSHPVQSYGYRVDEPGGRRMLPGELARRGVRGPMIGELQRHGTLTLPDGTTVTLDECSAPRPGQSAAFVMDTRLCDGAFALAEGVDLLVIESTFLSDESAMAAQYGHLTAAQAGRIAAACGVRRLVLTHFSERYTVADEPRFVDEVRKSYAGDVVTARDLMRVPVPKRADYQAQRATK; this comes from the coding sequence GTGTCCGTTCGTGAACTGGTCGTCCTCGGCACCTCGAGCGCGGTGCCCACCCGTCACCGCAACCACAACGGCTACCTGCTGCGCTGGGACGGCGAGGGGTTCCTGTTCGATCCGGGTGAGGGCACGCAGCGGCAGATGCTGCACGCCGGCGTGAGCGCGCACGACATCACCTGGATCTGCGTCACCCACTTCCACGGCGACCACTGCCTGGGGGTGCCCGGCGTGGTCCAGCGGATCGCCAGGGACAAGGTGAACCACGAGGTGCGGGCGGCCTACCCCGCGAGCGGCGAGACGTACTGGCGCAGGCTGCGCCACGCGTCGGCCTTCGCCGACACCGACGTGATCACGCCCCGCCCGGTGTCCGGCGAGGTGATCAGGTGGCCGTCGGGCCCCGTGACGCTGACCGCGCGGCCGCTGTCGCACCCCGTCCAGTCGTACGGCTACCGCGTGGACGAGCCGGGCGGGCGCCGCATGCTGCCCGGGGAACTGGCCAGGCGGGGCGTGCGCGGCCCGATGATCGGGGAGCTTCAACGGCACGGCACGCTGACGCTGCCGGACGGCACGACGGTCACGCTGGACGAGTGCAGCGCCCCCAGGCCGGGACAGAGCGCCGCCTTCGTGATGGACACCCGGTTGTGCGACGGCGCCTTCGCCCTGGCCGAGGGCGTCGACCTGCTGGTGATCGAGTCGACGTTCCTGTCGGACGAGAGCGCGATGGCGGCGCAGTACGGGCACCTGACGGCGGCCCAGGCGGGGCGGATCGCGGCGGCGTGCGGGGTGCGGCGGCTGGTGCTCACCCACTTCTCCGAGCGCTACACGGTCGCGGACGAGCCGCGCTTCGTGGACGAGGTGCGCAAGTCCTACGCGGGGGACGTCGTGACGGCGCGCGACCTCATGCGCGTCCCGGTGCCGAAGCGGGCGGACTACCAGGCCCAGCGGGCCACGAAGTAG
- a CDS encoding sensor histidine kinase: protein MALVCAGVSMLFLVFVGGKDADTARARVTGAWDRTVPLIRQGYLPSVLPAGKDMAIQVLDTRQRVVASTPQLAGRPPMATFHATSDSVHAERVLCSPAGLKGCMTVFSYKVYQPDGPWLLYVAVPTVPWYGNTAALFFAIGMSLLMTAMTAGGTYRLIRKDLVPVDAIRAELAEITATDLHRRVPTADKNHQEINLLAETVNDTLDRLEGAYKRLRRFTSDASHDLRSPITAMRAQLEEALMHPDDTDWPAMTAAVLGGVDRLQAIVTDLLTLARLDARAPLDLSPADLGQLVRDELGRRTYRIRIAKDLQQGVFVDCDRLRITRLLVNLLDNAERHATSQVLVSVRATGSAATLEVADDGAGIAPEHRETVFDRFTRLDASRDRDSGGTGLGLAIAREIAEAHRGTLTIEDSRRGARFVLRLPLSEALQPAGGRDGRTAHAGVSGR, encoded by the coding sequence GTGGCACTGGTGTGCGCCGGAGTCAGCATGCTCTTCCTGGTGTTCGTGGGCGGCAAGGACGCCGACACGGCCCGGGCCCGGGTCACCGGGGCGTGGGACCGGACGGTGCCCCTCATCAGGCAGGGATACCTCCCTTCCGTGCTGCCGGCCGGCAAGGACATGGCGATCCAGGTCCTGGACACACGGCAGCGGGTCGTCGCCTCGACGCCGCAGCTCGCCGGCAGGCCCCCGATGGCGACCTTCCACGCCACCAGCGACAGCGTCCACGCCGAGCGGGTCCTGTGCTCTCCGGCCGGGCTGAAGGGCTGCATGACGGTCTTCTCGTACAAGGTCTACCAACCGGACGGGCCCTGGCTGCTCTATGTGGCCGTGCCGACGGTCCCGTGGTACGGGAACACCGCGGCGCTGTTCTTCGCGATCGGCATGTCCCTGCTGATGACGGCGATGACGGCGGGCGGGACCTACCGCCTGATCAGAAAGGACCTCGTCCCGGTGGACGCCATCCGCGCGGAGCTCGCGGAGATCACCGCCACCGACCTCCACCGCAGGGTCCCGACGGCCGACAAGAACCACCAGGAGATCAACCTTCTGGCCGAGACGGTGAACGACACCCTGGACCGGCTCGAAGGCGCGTACAAGCGACTGCGCCGGTTCACCTCGGACGCCTCCCACGACCTGCGCAGCCCCATCACCGCCATGCGGGCGCAGCTCGAGGAGGCGCTCATGCACCCGGACGACACCGACTGGCCGGCGATGACCGCGGCGGTGCTCGGCGGGGTGGACCGGCTTCAGGCGATCGTGACCGACCTGCTGACCCTGGCCAGGCTGGACGCCCGCGCCCCGCTCGACCTCAGCCCGGCCGACCTCGGTCAACTGGTCCGCGACGAGCTCGGCCGCCGCACCTACCGAATACGGATCGCCAAGGATCTGCAGCAGGGGGTCTTCGTCGACTGCGACCGGCTGCGGATCACCCGGCTCCTGGTCAACCTGCTCGACAACGCCGAACGGCACGCCACCTCACAGGTCCTCGTCAGCGTGCGAGCCACGGGATCGGCGGCGACGCTGGAGGTCGCCGACGACGGCGCCGGCATCGCTCCGGAGCACCGGGAGACGGTCTTCGACCGCTTCACCCGGCTGGACGCCTCGCGCGACCGGGACTCCGGAGGGACCGGGTTGGGGCTGGCGATCGCACGGGAGATCGCCGAAGCCCACCGGGGAACCCTGACCATCGAGGACAGCCGGCGGGGAGCCCGGTTCGTCCTGCGCCTCCCCCTCAGCGAAGCGCTTCAGCCGGCCGGTGGCCGCGACGGCCGTACCGCGCACGCCGGCGTGTCCGGCCGCTGA
- a CDS encoding SDR family NAD(P)-dependent oxidoreductase, translating to MTGASSGLGVAFARGLAEAGADVVIGARRPEGLERTRRLVEETGRRCPAVPTDVSVPEECQALVDAAMSEFGRVDVLVNNAGVGTAVPALRETPGEFRRVLDVNLNGTYWMAQACARVMRPGSSIVNIGSVLGETTAGLPQAAYSASKAAVAGLTRDLAQQWTSRLGIRVNCLEPGFFESEMTAQYPDGYLDRMREQRVLMKRSGDPEELVAAVVFLASDAGSYVTGAVIPVDGGILAT from the coding sequence GTGACGGGGGCGTCGTCCGGGCTCGGCGTCGCCTTCGCCCGGGGACTCGCCGAGGCGGGCGCCGACGTGGTGATCGGGGCCCGCCGCCCCGAGGGCCTGGAGCGGACCCGGCGGCTGGTCGAGGAGACCGGCCGCCGCTGCCCGGCGGTCCCGACCGACGTGTCGGTCCCCGAAGAGTGCCAGGCCCTCGTCGACGCGGCGATGAGCGAGTTCGGCCGCGTCGACGTGCTGGTCAACAACGCGGGCGTCGGCACGGCCGTGCCCGCCCTGCGGGAGACGCCCGGCGAGTTCCGCCGGGTGCTCGACGTCAACCTGAACGGCACCTACTGGATGGCCCAGGCCTGCGCCCGCGTCATGCGGCCGGGGTCGTCGATCGTCAACATCGGCAGTGTGCTCGGCGAGACCACGGCCGGGCTGCCGCAGGCGGCCTACAGCGCGTCGAAGGCCGCCGTCGCCGGCCTCACCCGCGACCTCGCCCAGCAGTGGACCTCGCGCCTGGGCATCCGGGTCAACTGCCTGGAGCCGGGCTTCTTCGAGTCCGAGATGACGGCGCAGTATCCCGACGGCTATCTCGACCGCATGCGGGAACAGCGGGTCCTGATGAAGCGCTCGGGCGACCCGGAGGAGCTCGTCGCCGCCGTCGTATTCCTCGCTTCCGACGCCGGTTCGTACGTCACCGGAGCGGTCATTCCGGTCGACGGGGGAATTCTCGCCACCTGA
- the miaB gene encoding tRNA (N6-isopentenyl adenosine(37)-C2)-methylthiotransferase MiaB, whose protein sequence is MRTYGCQMNVHDSERLSGLLEDAGYVRAAEGETPDVVVFNTCAVRENADNRLYGNLGHLRPIKTARKGMQIAVGGCLAQKDQGEIVRRAPWVDVVFGTHNIGSLPVLLERARIAEEAQVEIKESLETFPSTLPSRRESAYAAWVAISVGCNNTCTFCIVPSLRGKEKDRRPGDILNEVRTLVGQGVLEVTLLGQNVNTYGVEFGDRLAFGKLLRACGDIEGLERVRFTSPHPAAFTDDVIAAMAETPNVMHQLHMPLQSGSDRVLKAMRRSYRSERYLGIIERVRAAMPDAAISTDIIVGFPGETEEDFRQTLDVVRQSRFANAFTFQYSIRPGTPAATMDDQVPKEVVQERYERLVALQEEISWEENKKQVGRTLEVLVAEGEGRKDDATHRLSGRAADNRLVHLAASDVAAGARPGDMVTVEVTYAAPHHLVADKVLSVRRTRAGDAWEARQAAPQRGNAVSLGMPGIGRPAPLPAEPPACSAV, encoded by the coding sequence GTGCGGACCTACGGCTGCCAGATGAACGTGCACGACTCGGAGCGGCTGTCCGGGCTGCTGGAGGACGCGGGATACGTCCGCGCGGCCGAAGGGGAGACGCCGGACGTCGTCGTGTTCAACACCTGCGCCGTGCGGGAGAACGCCGACAACCGGCTCTACGGCAACCTCGGGCATCTGCGGCCGATCAAGACGGCCCGCAAGGGCATGCAGATCGCGGTCGGCGGGTGCCTGGCGCAGAAGGACCAGGGCGAGATCGTCCGCCGGGCCCCCTGGGTGGACGTCGTCTTCGGCACCCACAACATCGGGTCGCTGCCGGTGCTGCTGGAGCGGGCCCGGATCGCCGAAGAGGCCCAGGTCGAGATCAAGGAGTCCCTGGAGACCTTCCCCTCCACGCTGCCGAGCCGCCGCGAGTCGGCGTACGCCGCCTGGGTGGCGATCTCGGTCGGGTGCAACAACACCTGCACGTTCTGCATCGTGCCGTCGCTGCGCGGCAAGGAGAAGGACCGCCGTCCCGGCGACATCCTCAACGAGGTGCGCACGCTGGTCGGCCAGGGCGTCCTGGAGGTCACCCTGCTGGGCCAGAACGTCAACACCTACGGCGTGGAGTTCGGCGACCGGCTGGCGTTCGGCAAGCTGCTGCGGGCCTGCGGCGACATCGAGGGCCTGGAGCGGGTCCGCTTCACCTCGCCCCACCCCGCCGCCTTCACCGACGACGTGATCGCCGCGATGGCCGAGACGCCCAACGTGATGCACCAGCTGCACATGCCGCTGCAGTCCGGCTCCGACCGCGTCCTCAAGGCCATGCGCCGGTCGTACCGGTCCGAGCGCTACCTCGGGATCATCGAGCGGGTCCGGGCCGCGATGCCGGACGCCGCGATCTCCACCGACATCATCGTGGGCTTCCCCGGCGAGACCGAGGAGGACTTCCGGCAGACCCTCGACGTGGTGCGGCAGTCGCGCTTCGCCAACGCGTTCACATTCCAGTACTCCATCCGCCCGGGCACCCCGGCCGCGACCATGGACGACCAGGTGCCCAAGGAAGTCGTCCAGGAGCGGTACGAGCGCCTGGTGGCCCTCCAGGAGGAGATCTCCTGGGAGGAGAACAAGAAGCAGGTCGGGCGCACCCTGGAGGTGCTGGTCGCCGAGGGCGAGGGCCGCAAGGACGACGCCACCCACCGCCTGTCCGGCCGGGCGGCCGACAACCGGCTCGTCCACCTCGCCGCCTCCGACGTCGCCGCCGGCGCCCGTCCCGGCGACATGGTCACCGTCGAGGTCACCTACGCCGCGCCGCACCACCTGGTGGCCGACAAGGTCCTGTCCGTACGGCGGACCCGCGCGGGCGACGCCTGGGAGGCCCGGCAGGCCGCCCCGCAGCGGGGCAACGCCGTGAGCCTGGGCATGCCCGGCATCGGCCGTCCCGCGCCGCTTCCCGCGGAGCCGCCCGCTTGCTCGGCGGTCTGA
- the miaA gene encoding tRNA (adenosine(37)-N6)-dimethylallyltransferase MiaA: MGQQSVIAVVGATAAGKSDLAVELALRLGGEVINTDSMQLYQGMDIGTAKLSEGERRGVPHHLLDIWPVTRTASVAEYQRLVRPLIEDLRARGRVPVLAGGSGLYVRAAIDDLEFPGTDPDIRARLEKELAETGPVPLYERLKGLDPVAAENILPSNGRRIVRALEVIELSGRPFSATMPSYDAVYDSVQIGVEVPRPVLDERIELRVGRMWEAGLVDEVRALAARGLAEGRTASRALGYAQVLRFLSGEWTEERAREETVRATRRFARRQESWFRRDPRVVWLPFDAPDLADRAIGVITGAS, from the coding sequence GTGGGGCAGCAATCTGTGATCGCCGTGGTGGGCGCTACCGCGGCGGGCAAGTCCGACCTGGCCGTCGAGCTGGCGCTCCGGCTGGGCGGCGAAGTGATCAACACCGACTCCATGCAGCTCTACCAGGGCATGGACATCGGCACCGCCAAGCTCTCCGAGGGGGAGCGGCGCGGCGTCCCCCATCACCTGCTGGACATCTGGCCGGTGACGCGGACCGCCAGCGTGGCCGAATACCAGCGGCTCGTCCGTCCCCTGATCGAGGATTTGCGCGCCCGCGGGCGGGTGCCCGTGCTGGCGGGCGGCTCCGGGCTCTACGTCCGGGCCGCGATCGACGACCTGGAGTTCCCGGGGACCGACCCGGACATCCGGGCCCGGCTGGAGAAGGAGCTCGCCGAGACCGGCCCGGTGCCCCTGTACGAACGGCTCAAGGGCCTCGACCCGGTGGCCGCGGAGAACATCCTGCCGAGCAACGGCCGCAGGATCGTCCGCGCGCTGGAGGTCATCGAGCTGTCCGGGCGGCCGTTCTCGGCCACGATGCCGTCGTACGACGCGGTCTACGACAGCGTGCAGATCGGCGTCGAGGTGCCGCGGCCGGTCCTGGACGAGCGGATCGAGCTGCGGGTCGGCCGCATGTGGGAGGCCGGGCTGGTGGACGAGGTGCGCGCGCTCGCCGCGCGGGGTCTCGCCGAGGGCAGGACCGCCAGCCGGGCCCTCGGGTACGCGCAGGTCCTGCGGTTCCTGAGCGGCGAGTGGACCGAGGAGCGGGCGCGGGAGGAGACGGTGCGCGCCACCCGCAGGTTCGCCAGGCGGCAGGAGTCGTGGTTCCGCCGCGACCCCCGGGTGGTGTGGCTGCCGTTCGACGCCCCCGACCTGGCCGACCGCGCGATCGGCGTGATCACGGGCGCCTCCTAG
- a CDS encoding SCO6745 family protein, with translation MDPRDAVVETKAAIGALGGGFMISREAKALCEGQGLGPREMYFRGRCGVLGEVDADVVLAAVVFFPPGHVRESWEGGRKLPAKEAAALYAGACHDWGRRRLAGLGDPDRLAELLAAVADGADPLCAPLFAGWRAMPRPGDGPALAAQMLHVVRELRGARHATAVVAHGLGPLEATLVGADNTGTPIPYDRASDVARFLAWPEPYPEPPAEAAERRAAAEELTDDLVARAYAALAPAELTELCALLREASQVALGR, from the coding sequence ATGGACCCGCGTGACGCGGTGGTGGAGACGAAGGCGGCGATCGGGGCACTCGGCGGGGGCTTCATGATCTCGCGGGAGGCCAAGGCGCTGTGCGAGGGCCAGGGCCTCGGCCCGCGGGAGATGTACTTCCGGGGCCGGTGCGGCGTCCTCGGCGAGGTGGACGCGGACGTCGTGCTCGCGGCCGTCGTCTTCTTCCCGCCCGGGCACGTCCGAGAGTCGTGGGAGGGCGGGCGCAAGCTCCCCGCCAAGGAGGCCGCCGCGCTCTACGCCGGGGCCTGTCACGACTGGGGGCGGCGCAGGCTCGCCGGCCTCGGCGACCCCGACCGGCTGGCGGAGCTGCTCGCCGCCGTCGCCGACGGCGCCGACCCGCTCTGCGCGCCGCTGTTCGCCGGATGGCGGGCCATGCCGCGGCCCGGCGACGGGCCCGCCCTGGCGGCCCAGATGCTCCACGTCGTGCGGGAACTGCGCGGCGCCCGGCACGCGACGGCCGTGGTCGCGCATGGTCTCGGCCCGCTGGAGGCCACCCTCGTCGGCGCCGACAACACCGGGACGCCCATCCCGTACGACCGGGCCTCCGACGTCGCCCGCTTCCTCGCCTGGCCCGAGCCGTACCCGGAGCCGCCGGCGGAGGCGGCCGAGCGCAGGGCCGCGGCGGAGGAGCTGACCGACGACCTCGTCGCCCGCGCCTACGCGGCGCTCGCCCCGGCGGAGCTCACCGAGCTGTGCGCCCTGCTCCGGGAGGCCTCCCAGGTGGCCCTCGGACGCTGA
- a CDS encoding tetratricopeptide repeat protein, which yields MDVDIWAWVGGTQRELHEAGNTGLAMALGDVPAQALEGRFAQLDVVAPAIAQHAETLEKPWLEFFARYWHLLGRVGDRAMGAVALDDAASLLEFAQRDDVRECPGAPGAVEVLAIAQANTDGPGYAEARLASLGAALDGVGPDSLAFSGLATQYVAALIDAGKAAEGVAYAEAAVERLRGAGREASWELGAASARALLAAGRPDDALAALDASADFKPDDPVAKGRREALLRSQVLATLGRMQEAVDALPDLDVVGDHAREWVEWARTVRMLSSGGSIANTWQLGRILRQWMSYFESVGGHRARFELALTAGHLAVSRQGLWQARLLADYAEAAIATLRVTEGLSERVAELRAAADAAKELPPPGPRDELVAYFDAADGRTADPERWVGWLWPLSGTDLEATRRHTTTLGFLGYAPVGADIYWKTIVEDGDPAAAGDEDVSYLTGLLIEAGQDERVETLAARLPETGSHLALARLHRARERWEQTAAEAEQAVAHGGGLEARRLWSGAVQQLGDNTKAAEILKPLLESGEGEEEDVWRIIVLSTAVEDWATVRAAGAKLGMPIEPGEGPIEEEWHLVRVILPAPDGTQREVLAVRTGPATARLAIPQPRGMEYNAGDVVVIDPRPLEPIPEDEQERESFVIPFAGVTMLRPGGYTSWFFDGAAPSEDEWAEFNEVLAERGWPMWVYSDESYRVTHPATGEQLPGVFGWIAIPPTVRPAELDAVLDDVTEQWSHPLAWLDLAREVGIEAERHERISKEYGL from the coding sequence ATGGACGTGGACATCTGGGCTTGGGTGGGTGGCACCCAGCGTGAACTGCACGAGGCGGGCAACACGGGACTGGCCATGGCGCTGGGTGACGTGCCCGCGCAGGCGCTGGAGGGCCGTTTCGCCCAGCTCGACGTCGTGGCGCCGGCGATCGCGCAGCACGCCGAGACGCTGGAGAAGCCGTGGCTGGAGTTCTTCGCACGCTACTGGCACCTGCTCGGGCGGGTCGGCGACCGGGCGATGGGCGCGGTCGCGCTTGACGACGCCGCCTCGCTGCTGGAGTTCGCGCAGCGTGACGACGTGCGCGAGTGCCCCGGCGCCCCCGGCGCCGTTGAGGTCCTGGCGATCGCCCAGGCCAACACCGACGGTCCCGGCTACGCCGAGGCCCGGCTGGCCTCCCTCGGCGCGGCCCTCGACGGCGTGGGCCCGGACTCCCTCGCCTTCTCCGGCCTGGCCACCCAGTACGTCGCGGCCCTGATCGACGCGGGCAAGGCGGCCGAGGGCGTCGCGTACGCCGAGGCGGCGGTCGAGCGCCTGCGCGGGGCCGGCCGCGAGGCGAGCTGGGAGCTGGGCGCCGCCTCCGCGCGCGCCCTGCTCGCCGCCGGGCGCCCGGACGACGCCCTGGCCGCGCTCGACGCCTCGGCCGACTTCAAGCCCGACGACCCGGTCGCGAAGGGCCGCCGTGAGGCCCTGCTCCGCTCGCAGGTGCTGGCGACCCTCGGCCGGATGCAGGAGGCCGTGGACGCGCTCCCCGACCTCGACGTGGTGGGCGACCACGCGCGCGAGTGGGTGGAGTGGGCGCGCACCGTCCGCATGCTCTCCTCGGGCGGCTCGATCGCCAACACCTGGCAGCTCGGCCGCATCCTGCGGCAGTGGATGTCCTACTTCGAGAGCGTGGGCGGCCACCGGGCGCGGTTCGAGCTCGCGCTGACGGCCGGGCACCTGGCGGTCTCCCGGCAGGGTCTGTGGCAGGCCCGCCTGCTGGCCGACTACGCCGAGGCCGCGATCGCCACCCTCCGGGTCACCGAGGGACTGTCCGAGCGGGTGGCCGAGCTGCGCGCCGCCGCCGACGCCGCCAAGGAACTGCCGCCGCCCGGCCCTCGCGACGAGCTGGTGGCCTACTTCGACGCCGCCGACGGCCGCACGGCCGACCCCGAGCGGTGGGTGGGCTGGCTGTGGCCGCTGTCCGGCACCGACCTCGAGGCCACCCGGCGGCACACGACGACGCTCGGGTTCCTCGGCTACGCCCCGGTGGGCGCCGACATCTACTGGAAGACGATCGTCGAGGACGGCGACCCGGCCGCCGCGGGCGACGAGGACGTCTCCTATCTGACCGGCCTGCTCATCGAGGCCGGGCAGGACGAGCGGGTGGAGACCCTCGCGGCCCGGCTGCCGGAGACCGGTTCGCACCTCGCGCTCGCCCGGCTGCACCGTGCGCGTGAGCGGTGGGAGCAGACGGCGGCCGAGGCCGAGCAGGCCGTCGCCCACGGCGGCGGGCTGGAGGCGCGACGCCTGTGGTCGGGTGCGGTCCAGCAGCTCGGCGACAACACCAAGGCGGCCGAGATCCTCAAGCCGCTGCTCGAGTCCGGCGAGGGCGAGGAGGAGGACGTCTGGCGGATCATCGTCCTGTCCACCGCCGTGGAGGACTGGGCGACCGTACGGGCCGCGGGCGCGAAGCTCGGCATGCCGATCGAGCCGGGCGAGGGCCCGATCGAGGAGGAGTGGCACCTGGTCCGGGTGATCCTCCCCGCTCCCGACGGCACCCAGCGGGAGGTGCTCGCCGTACGGACCGGCCCGGCCACCGCCCGCCTGGCGATCCCGCAGCCGCGCGGCATGGAGTACAACGCGGGCGACGTGGTCGTGATCGACCCCCGGCCGCTGGAGCCGATCCCGGAGGACGAGCAGGAGCGGGAGAGCTTCGTGATCCCGTTCGCCGGGGTGACGATGCTGCGCCCGGGCGGCTACACGAGCTGGTTCTTCGACGGCGCGGCGCCGTCGGAGGACGAGTGGGCCGAGTTCAACGAGGTCCTCGCCGAGCGTGGCTGGCCGATGTGGGTCTACAGCGACGAGAGCTACCGCGTCACCCACCCGGCGACCGGTGAGCAGCTTCCCGGTGTGTTCGGCTGGATCGCGATCCCGCCCACCGTGCGGCCGGCCGAGCTGGACGCCGTCCTCGACGACGTCACCGAGCAGTGGTCCCACCCGCTGGCGTGGCTCGACCTCGCCCGCGAGGTCGGCATCGAGGCCGAGCGGCACGAGCGTATCTCCAAGGAGTACGGCCTCTAA
- a CDS encoding methylated-DNA--[protein]-cysteine S-methyltransferase, whose translation MDSSTVAFATVPTRLGDVLAAVTGDGVAATDFRDGPLVRRRIAGRLGMAPADDPARTDAVREELAAYFHGELKEFRVPVDWRLMSPLQRQVLGTLFDTVPYGEVVTYGELAARSGTGVPARAIGSIMGGNPIPIIVPCHRVVASNGLGGFSGGEGVESKRWLLTLEGHLPPTLDWDM comes from the coding sequence ATGGACAGCAGCACCGTGGCGTTCGCGACCGTACCGACCAGGCTGGGCGACGTGCTCGCCGCCGTCACCGGGGACGGGGTCGCCGCGACGGACTTCCGGGACGGCCCCCTGGTCAGGCGGCGCATCGCCGGCCGCCTCGGGATGGCCCCCGCCGACGACCCCGCCCGTACGGACGCCGTACGGGAGGAGCTGGCGGCGTACTTCCACGGCGAGCTGAAGGAGTTCCGCGTGCCGGTGGACTGGCGGCTCATGTCGCCGCTCCAGCGGCAGGTCCTCGGCACCTTGTTCGACACCGTCCCGTACGGCGAGGTGGTGACGTACGGGGAGCTGGCGGCGCGCAGCGGCACGGGGGTCCCGGCGCGGGCCATCGGCTCGATCATGGGCGGCAACCCGATCCCGATCATCGTGCCGTGCCACCGGGTCGTCGCGAGCAACGGGCTCGGCGGCTTCAGCGGCGGCGAGGGCGTGGAGTCCAAGCGGTGGCTGCTCACCCTCGAAGGCCACCTGCCGCCCACCCTCGACTGGGACATGTGA